In Apis mellifera strain DH4 linkage group LG10, Amel_HAv3.1, whole genome shotgun sequence, the genomic window AGATCCTAGAGATCGCGCGAGTACAAGTATGACGAGtatgaagatatataatagagacgttttcttcttttttttttttcttttcttttcttatgttttttcttatcttttcttttcttttcttttcttttcttttctttccttcgcgCGACCGCTCTCGCGtataaattatcgtttataaaaatattcccgGAAAGTACAAACGATACAAATTAAGTAACCGCACGCAAAACCGTTCTCTAAAATCGGAAGAGACGACTAGTGTGACGATGTGTTACCTGTAGCGGACAGTTGACTGGTGCTGTTACTCTTCTTCCCCAGACCCGACTGATACTGCACCGCGCTTCCCCCACCGCTGCTACTTCCACTTCCGCTTTTACTCCCGGGCGAGCTCTTGCGACCCCTTCTCGAGGAGTCCTCGACGTTCAAACCGATCGCCGTGTCGCTCAAACTACCGTCTGTGGAACAATGGTCGCGTGAACGGGGAAGAGCGCAATCGAAACGGCGAGGAAACGCGAGAActctcttcccttctccctccctcaagagagaaagaaagaaagaaagaaagaaagaaagaaagaaaaaagaaaggggatGGTCGCTCGTCggagaagagggagagggtAGAGAAGAGGGAAGCGGGAGGGGTGTCACTCACCGACTTTCTCGTCCTGCGGCGCGTCGGTGTTACTGAGACTCCTGGTGAACTGACCCCTTTTACGATCGTCGTGCTCGCTATCGGGTGGCTGGCTCCTGGACGGTTTCTCGTACGAGCCCGACTGACCGGTGTACTCGCTGCTTTCGGGCATGGAGGAGGATCGGCGATCCCGGCCGTCGTCGCGTTGTCGGTTGACGGCGGCGGTGGAGGCGTCGTCGGCGACGGTTTTTTTCCGGGAATGCCGTCGGATGGACGACGATAGGGAGGGCGTGGCCACGGCCGAATCGTCGTAGTTGTCGCGCGGCGACGATTTCGTGTTTCGTGAGGTTTCGTGGTGATCGACGGCCCGTGGGTGGTAGTTTTTAGCAGTGTCGGAGGTAGCGGTTTGGGAATCAAAGAGACTTGAATTAGCGTTACCGGGGTGGGGTGCTCGGTTACGGGGCCTACGCGGATCGCACGGGCCAAATCCGCAGTTCTCGCTGCACTGGCTCTCGCTCTCCATCGAGTACTCGTAGTACTCGAGGGTGTCGCTGATCGCTACGTTCCTCTTACTACCCTGCTGCTGCGCCTGTTGCTGGCTCGGGTGCCGCTGGGCCTGCTGGCCGTGCCGTTCCTGCTCCTCCCTCTTCTCGAGCAGCTCGAGATCCCTAGCCTCGGGGCAACTGCTATTTCGCCTACGATAATACCTATGCCTCGATTCTATCGACGGCCTCCTCTCCTCGACCTTACGCGCCAACCAGCCCGACCTACCTAACTCCTGGCAACCCGACATCGCTAACTCCCGACACTCCGGACAGCTGGTCTTACGCCTAATCACCCGATACTCCGATACTCCTCCCCGCCCCGTGCGAGagggcggcggcggcggctccCCGTACGATCCCGCGTAACGCTCGCCGCGGCTCTCCGTCGCCACGTTCTCGTAATCGTACCTCGACTCCCGAGTAACCTGTTCCACGTCCTTGTAAACCGATCCGATACCCATCGTCCCTCCGCCCCCGCCGCCCCTCTCGCGGAAACAGTCGGCGCACACGACCGTCTCCATCGAGCCGAAATCCTCGTCCGAGTCCAGTACCAGCTTcgtccttctttcttcctcctcttcctcctcgcctCCCTTCCTCCGCGAAGCCTCGTAGTAACGGAGCTCCCTCGCCTCGGGGCAGCTCGTGTTCCGTTTCCGGCGGTGCAGCAGACGCCTCGCTCTCTCGGCCCTCTCCGACGAGCTCAACTCCTCGTCCGAGCGTAGGATCGGCGTGGATTCGGCCCGTTGCAGCATCATTCGCTTGCTCTCGGAGAACGTTGGAACGGCGAGCAACGCGGCTTCGTTTGGACGTTCCACGTCCCGTCCTCCATATGCCGCCTCGAAATTCTCGTAAATCCCCGTGCTGCTCGCCTCTCTGCACACAGGCTCTCGCCtgcttctcctccttcttctacGGGGGAACGTGTTCTCCTGATACGCAGCGTGATCCGCACGCCCGTACTCCGGCCCACTGTGCGCTTCGTAATCGTACTCCTCCGCTGAACGATAATCGCGATAATCGCCGTCCGTCGCGTACTCGCCGTCCACGTACTGCGACGGCCTCCTCTTACGTCCACCTCTTCCAccgtcctctcctctctcctctccgcgGCCACCGTAATAATCGTCCTCGTACGCCTCGATCGCGGCGTCGCTCCTCGCCGCGTTTTCATCCTCGTAATCCTCGTAcattcgtcgtcgtcgtcgtcgtcgtcgttgctgctgctgttgttgccgttgctgttgttgttgttgctgctcgTAATCGTCCGCGATATTCCCTCGGTCGATGAACCCTTCGTCCTCGTAAGCCTCCACGTCCCATTCCACGTAACCGTCGTAACCGCCGTTCTCCAAATACGACTCGCCGCTTTTCGCCCTTCCTCGAGAAGGAGAACGAGCCTCGATCGCCGTCCTTCTCCGTTCGCCGTCGTAACGGGCCTCGAAATCGGGCACGATTCCTCCTCGCGCGGAGGAGGAACGAGGgatcttcttcttcctgtCCCGGCCACGGTACTTGTCCACGCTCGCCTCGTCTATGCTGCAGTATATGTGCTCGTTATCGGTGTCCACGCTCCTCGTGCGTTTCTCCGATACGTCTCTGGCGAAGGTGGGGGGATCGATTTGGAAGGTCGACGCGGTGTACTTCCGTTTCGTGGGATCCTGCCGAGGGCCGAGGAGGAGCGTGGGATCCCTGTCGAGGAAACCGATCGTCTGATCGTCGCTGCTGAACGAGTTCTCCTCCGATAATTCGTACGAGGAACGGTAAGGCTTGACGACGGGCACCGTTCCTCCCCCCGCTTCGACCCCCCCCTGCTCGTCGAAACGCGGCACGTATATCTCGGTCTCGCCGCAACTGAACTCGGAATCGTAACCGTAGAACGGTTTGCGATCCTGCTTCAGCATGTAGTCGTAATTCTTCTCGCGATCGAGCAGAATCTTGGGCACCTTCTCGTCGCCGTTCGAGTCGAAGTACGATTTGCTCTGGTCGCCGAGGGCCGGTATCTTGTCGCCGTAACCCGCGTCGTTGATGGCGAGATTCTTCTTCAACTTGCGGCGCGCCGTCCTCAGGCTGTCGTCGCTGAATATGTTGCTCGAGATCGTGTCGTACTCGAAACTCTTGGCCCTACGCGAGAGCATCCCCGCTCCTAGTCCGAAACCGGCGTAACGATCCGCGTAGGTGTCGTGGAGCACGTCGTAGTCGAAGCTCCTAGCCTTCGAGAATAAAAACGATCTACGCGGCCGTAAGCTAACGTCTAGATTCCTAATGCCGAGATCGTCCGTAACGTCGTGCAACCCTCTCGAGAACAAGTGGTGCCTAGATTTCGCCCCTCTTCCGCCGCGATCTTGCCAGCTACGCGACCGTCTACGGGTACCGGCCTCCAGTTGATAGGGCGACGAGTATCTGTCGCGAAACTTCTCGATGAGCCGGTCGTTGAAGTCGACCTGAAGGCAATCCTCCACGTATATCTCCGGTATACGTTTCTTTGAGCTACCCGTAAGCTCCTCCGGCTTGAGCATGTAACCCTCGGAGACGCTGTACTCGCTGGTCTCCGGGCTGTAATATCTCAGCATGTTCTCGTCGACGGTCTGCGACCTCGTGAACGGCGTACGCATCTTTCTGTACAACGAGCGCACCACTGCGGACTTGCTCCGTACGAGGGGATGCGGGGTGGGATTGTGCTTGCTGGGGTTGTTGCTCCTGGGCTTGGTGGGATTGTTGTTCGGACAGTGACATTCGCTGCAGGGTACCCTAAGTCTGTGCCTGCGCCTATTGCGCCTAGGGGGCAGGGGCATTGGGGATATGACACCGGGTATTAAAACGTTTTTAACTGTCGGTCTGCAAACAATGTTTTTCATATAGAGTTTTAGCGCTTCTGCGATTACACATGTTaagcgatttctttttttttttttttttagcccattcttcattttttttttttcactcatgATCAAAGAgcaaaagaaggagagaaaaaaaaaaagtagactCTACTCGCGCGTtcgcgatcgatcgaacgcGTCCTCTTTCCTTTATCACTTATCGcccgatttttctttccccctttcctttctttcctcttttctctttcctctttctttttgttcgtccttctttttctttttctttctcaattacGAGCAAAAGTGCAAAtggtaaagaaagaaaagaattttttttcatcccgaTCAAAATTTCGTTGCATTTTGTCACTCGCCcgaacaaaatatatacatatacatatgtatgtatatatatgtatatatatatatatatatatatataaatgcaggTTGTCTGCAGGTAGGACGTGCGACGATTGATTCATTTGTcgattatttcgtttaatcatGACGCGCGGAAAATCGTACGtataatacgaaaatataattgtgacGTGTTTCGTTAACCTATCCGTTCGACCAACGCCACGCACTAATCCCTGCTTTATTAGAATGGGACAAATATTAAATGGACATTGACACGGTGCATAGGAGGTGCAAGTTTCTAGCCAACTAAACGCAGGTAGAGAATCCTCCGAAGAGAAGGAGTAACGGGGGGTACCTATCAAgcaggcggcggcggcggcggcggcggcaggGCGGGGGTGGAGGAGATGAGACAAGTGCAACTACGGGATGTCGTTTCATTCGGCAATGTCCATTTAATTCAGGGATTATCGTCGATGAGAAGGTAAGCCATCAAATGTTCCATTCTGTGCGCGGTGTACATGGTCACATCGACGAGCAATAACgacgaattataatataatttacacatATGGGGGGGAGGGACGAAAGCGTTTTTACTCTATTCTCTGAGCTATGGAAAATGCGATTGGTATTGGAAGGGGGGAGAAGTGTgaaaagagagggggggggagggatttTATCGGCGGGATCGAACCGAAATGTCGCGTAAAAATGGATACAGTGGATGGCTGTCTCCTCTAAAGGGATAATTTCTTCTCTATGGAAATTTGTCTTGCTTTGTACACTGATTTTGAAATGCAAGGTCATTGACTcgacaaaaaattatacatatatgtatatatatatgtatgtatgtatatatatatagtaaaatagaCATTGAACTATACTCACATTAGTCCTCTAGAGCCACGTGGTCGTTCCGATTGCGTACTGAAGGCACTGCTCGTCACGGAGGCTACACTCTCCATATCTGAGTCACCGAGATCTCCAAGTACGTCTTTGTCAGGACTTAAGTGTCCCCCCCTCCGCGGTCTGTGCATTCGATAAGCGTGACTGTGCGGCAACGATAACGGATCGTGATCAATCGAGAGCAGATCCGAGTCGGACAGGCCGCTATAGTGTCTTTCCCAACCTGAAAGAAGCGAGAATCATCCACCCCTTCCCTGTgagaatagaagaaagaatcgaaaaaaattaaagttgaaaactatttgcaaaaattctaCATCTccccaaaattttattacaccgcgtcgaattaaatcgaaattacCGAATTTAACAACGTGCTTTATTACGAAGCTCGAGCTTACTCGTCCCGGGCGAAATTTCGGCCGGAAAACAGGATCAATTAGGGTTGCGGATTTTCACGAGGTTATAATGTTCTCGTATCGCAAACTGTGGTATTCGAAaactttcgaattaatattccGCGGCGCGGATATCGCGTCCAAgtaggggagggggggataaCATGCTCGCTCACCTCCCATCCCCGTACTCCTGTACGTGTGCACCTGCCTACTTCGGTGTCTCATGAATCTGGCCCGCTCCTCGAGATCCTGGGCAGCCCTTTCCTTCAGGGCGGAGGGGATCAGAGGCAGCTGCCTCTTCTTCGGGCTACCGGTGGGAGTGGCAGTCGCCGACCTCGAGCTGAATCTGGAGAAAATCAACGTGAAAatcatcccctccccctcgatcCGTCGTTTTTTCCTCGTTCGATCCTCGCGAACCTACCTGGGTGGAACGAAGCCGTGCGAGTAGGGCATGGATCTGTGCTCGGGCGGGGACAGAGAGCGATGACCGGTGGGACTTTGAGACCTTCCTCGGTATCGAAGGCTCGGCGAATCCATGGGCGCTGCACTGTGCGACCTGTGGCTCATCATTCCTCGATGAATATCGTCCTGGGAATCGAACGTATTTAACCATCTCCGTACCCTCTATATTTCGtgcggaggggaggggaacgaATCGATAATCGCGTCCAACGAGGATAAGAGGCCGCTACGCGAAAGGAAGCT contains:
- the LOC410001 gene encoding uncharacterized protein LOC410001 isoform X2 yields the protein MAAVPDMSHLTPEERSTIEEVIIRQKQEEEKENEIMRRKQDEVKILEERIRACSEKHKKAGVELHATCHICLKTKFADGVGHICNYCSIRCCARCGGKVTLRSTKVIWVCILCRKKQELLSKTGQWITKAGLAAGDNAMVRRMQDMQVGGPPGLVDQTQDKRPKLERAHSAAEKENLPLLLSSGSLLRRQYSQQEQGPGRRLPTSDSGVDMSVSPHSRSLPTPHIVAPSHQAQQPPRHPDAYAEDDPNLYRGEIDGLMKQQNYQQRQRPIYPDQNTDLAMTYQPMVEAGPPRSAVHPPQQHSVHQTQSAHPPQSVGQSGGLQPQRSFSSSEEERSTPECASDEPDESEKGKGYYHHTGGPISMSGGGRRHNGPHNGHYNMAAMTIEYNGHHPPREPRKEENTLVRRSFRRSGDEWRADSRRFTERRGKKTVRFDGGTNVGGPQEDWSWEADRQGSQDSATKDSGIDTSSTFTSSEDSNRGDLPKHPWQVSRDGQKIIGHMVLRKQSGSGSSSSILGLKVVGGKLLEDGSMGAVIEKVKKGSTADIEGQLRPGDEVIKWNGRSLQGKSFGEVYDIIAESRQDPQVELVVSRNISSTAGPMATGGPMTGGPMAVRKTAQTQWRQKHPETISGPQHHKGLKKCILWELYDARREKPSVLVTSPGSPDFHARGHARHLRHASSNANVGGNLQVKLSFDPVALRLIVTLICAAGLTPRSNGQPRNPYAKIFLLPDKSEKSKRRTKTLANTNDPKWNQTFVYEGIRRVSELRKRALEITVWDYGKYDTNDFLGEVVLELGAARFDEEAEWHPLTGHSEHRHIGYYQEPDDMVITPVDCHLSPPSTTSRLSDSDTSECDITDCDGSREQRRTADGASISSIGSSSRFHNMPSNYKRHYSSPPPERELCMDGEHRSRRDMSPQGRKRALIRDQPASISGYQTYRKDDIHRGMMSHRSHSAAPMDSPSLRYRGRSQSPTGHRSLSPPEHRSMPYSHGFVPPRFSSRSATATPTGSPKKRQLPLIPSALKERAAQDLEERARFMRHRSRQVHTYRSTGMGGWERHYSGLSDSDLLSIDHDPLSLPHSHAYRMHRPRRGGHLSPDKDVLGDLGDSDMESVASVTSSAFSTQSERPRGSRGLIPTVKNVLIPGVISPMPLPPRRNRRRHRLRVPCSECHCPNNNPTKPRSNNPSKHNPTPHPLVRSKSAVVRSLYRKMRTPFTRSQTVDENMLRYYSPETSEYSVSEGYMLKPEELTGSSKKRIPEIYVEDCLQVDFNDRLIEKFRDRYSSPYQLEAGTRRRSRSWQDRGGRGAKSRHHLFSRGLHDVTDDLGIRNLDVSLRPRRSFLFSKARSFDYDVLHDTYADRYAGFGLGAGMLSRRAKSFEYDTISSNIFSDDSLRTARRKLKKNLAINDAGYGDKIPALGDQSKSYFDSNGDEKVPKILLDREKNYDYMLKQDRKPFYGYDSEFSCGETEIYVPRFDEQGGVEAGGGTVPVVKPYRSSYELSEENSFSSDDQTIGFLDRDPTLLLGPRQDPTKRKYTASTFQIDPPTFARDVSEKRTRSVDTDNEHIYCSIDEASVDKYRGRDRKKKIPRSSSARGGIVPDFEARYDGERRRTAIEARSPSRGRAKSGESYLENGGYDGYVEWDVEAYEDEGFIDRGNIADDYEQQQQQQQRQQQQQQRRRRRRRRMYEDYEDENAARSDAAIEAYEDDYYGGRGEERGEDGGRGGRKRRPSQYVDGEYATDGDYRDYRSAEEYDYEAHSGPEYGRADHAAYQENTFPRRRRRRSRREPVCREASSTGIYENFEAAYGGRDVERPNEAALLAVPTFSESKRMMLQRAESTPILRSDEELSSSERAERARRLLHRRKRNTSCPEARELRYYEASRRKGGEEEEEEERRTKLVLDSDEDFGSMETVVCADCFRERGGGGGGTMGIGSVYKDVEQVTRESRYDYENVATESRGERYAGSYGEPPPPPSRTGRGGVSEYRVIRRKTSCPECRELAMSGCQELGRSGWLARKVEERRPSIESRHRYYRRRNSSCPEARDLELLEKREEQERHGQQAQRHPSQQQAQQQGSKRNVAISDTLEYYEYSMESESQCSENCGFGPCDPRRPRNRAPHPGNANSSLFDSQTATSDTAKNYHPRAVDHHETSRNTKSSPRDNYDDSAVATPSLSSSIRRHSRKKTVADDASTAAVNRQRDDGRDRRSSSMPESSEYTGQSGSYEKPSRSQPPDSEHDDRKRGQFTRSLSNTDAPQDEKVDGSLSDTAIGLNVEDSSRRGRKSSPGSKSGSGSSSGGGSAVQYQSGLGKKSNSTSQLSATDSERLTHRGTRSFAGFLAWDHPYHRISKLNPTTQVDEVFLFLRECSVGGVFVGSGVAEARAGLSSRKRNSTPSSIQRSEEIVPYQRFESGKQSGSVASDTAGSLNSISSSEGSSWSPSLRMSGETGQLRDFIEDLGPGQVVGRQALGARCLGEIQLSLSQKKGFLEVEVIRAKDLKPKQGTKAIPASYVKVYLVNGKKCIAKAKTTAARKTLDPFYQQSLAFRENCRGCILQVTVWGDYGRLEGKKVFMGIAQIVLDELNLNEMVFGWYKLFGNISLVSGPPSLALSRRSSATSLESFKI
- the LOC410001 gene encoding regulating synaptic membrane exocytosis protein 2 isoform X9 gives rise to the protein MAAVPDMSHLTPEERSTIEEVIIRQKQEEEKENEIMRRKQDEVKILEERIRACSEKHKKAGVELHATCHICLKTKFADGVGHICNYCSIRCCARCGGKVTLRSTKVIWVCILCRKKQELLSKTGQWITKAGLAAGDNAMVRRMQDMQVGGPPGLVDQTQDKRPKLERAHSAAEKENLPLLLSSGSLLRRQYSQQEQGPGRRLPTSDSGVDMSVSPHSRSLPTPHIVAPSHQAQQPPRHPDAYAEDDPNLYRGEIDGLMKQQNYQQRQRPIYPDQNTDLAMTYQPMVEAGPPRSAVHPPQQHSVHQTQSAHPPQSVGQSGGLQPQRSFSSSEEERSTPECASDEPDESEKGKGYYHHTGGPISMSGGGRRHNGPHNGHYNMAAMTIEYNGHHPPREPRKEENTLVRRSFRRSGDEWRADSRRFTERRGKKTVRFDGGTNVGGPQEDWSWEADRQGSQDSATKDSGIDTSSTFTSSEDSNRGDLPKHPWQVSRDGQKIIGHMVLRKQSGSGSSSSILGLKVVGGKLLEDGSMGAVIEKVKKGSTADIEGQLRPGDEVIKWNGRSLQGKSFGEVYDIIAESRQDPQVELVVSRNISSTAGPMATGGPMTGGPMAVRKTAQTQWRQKHPETISGPQHHKDYMIFRIPGLKKCILWELYDARREKPSVLVTSPGSPDFHARGHARHLRHASSNANVGGNLQVKLSFDPVALRLIVTLICAAGLTPRSNGQPRNPYAKIFLLPDKSEKSKRRTKTLANTNDPKWNQTFVYEGIRRVSELRKRALEITVWDYGKYDTNDFLGEVVLELGAARFDEEAEWHPLTGHSEHRHIGYYQEPDDMVITPVDCHLSPPSTTSRLSDSDTSECDITDCDGSREQRRTADGASISSIGSSSRFHNMPSNYKRHYSSPPPERELCMDGEHRSRRDMSPQGRKRALIRDQPASISGYQTYRKDDIHRGMMSHRSHSAAPMDSPSLRYRGRSQSPTGHRSLSPPEHRSMPYSHGFVPPRFSSRSATATPTGSPKKRQLPLIPSALKERAAQDLEERARFMRHRSRQVHTYRSTGMGGWERHYSGLSDSDLLSIDHDPLSLPHSHAYRMHRPRRGGHLSPDKDVLGDLGDSDMESVASVTSSAFSTQSERPRGSRGLIPTVKNVLIPGVISPMPLPPRRNRRRHRLRVPCSECHCPNNNPTKPRSNNPSKHNPTPHPLVRSKSAVVRSLYRKMRTPFTRSQTVDENMLRYYSPETSEYSVSEGYMLKPEELTGSSKKRIPEIYVEDCLQVDFNDRLIEKFRDRYSSPYQLEAGTRRRSRSWQDRGGRGAKSRHHLFSRGLHDVTDDLGIRNLDVSLRPRRSFLFSKARSFDYDVLHDTYADRYAGFGLGAGMLSRRAKSFEYDTISSNIFSDDSLRTARRKLKKNLAINDAGYGDKIPALGDQSKSYFDSNGDEKVPKILLDREKNYDYMLKQDRKPFYGYDSEFSCGETEIYVPRFDEQGGVEAGGGTVPVVKPYRSSYELSEENSFSSDDQTIGFLDRDPTLLLGPRQDPTKRKYTASTFQIDPPTFARDVSEKRTRSVDTDNEHIYCSIDEASVDKYRGRDRKKKIPRSSSARGGIVPDFEARYDGERRRTAIEARSPSRGRAKSGESYLENGGYDGYVEWDVEAYEDEGFIDRGNIADDYEQQQQQQQRQQQQQQRRRRRRRRMYEDYEDENAARSDAAIEAYEDDYYGGRGEERGEDGGRGGRKRRPSQYVDGEYATDGDYRDYRSAEEYDYEAHSGPEYGRADHAAYQENTFPRRRRRRSRREPVCREASSTGIYENFEAAYGGRDVERPNEAALLAVPTFSESKRMMLQRAESTPILRSDEELSSSERAERARRLLHRRKRNTSCPEARELRYYEASRRKGGEEEEEEERRTKLVLDSDEDFGSMETVVCADCFRERGGGGGGTMGIGSVYKDVEQVTRESRYDYENVATESRGERYAGSYGEPPPPPSRTGRGGVSEYRVIRRKTSCPECRELAMSGCQELGRSGWLARKVEERRPSIESRHRYYRRRNSSCPEARDLELLEKREEQERHGQQAQRHPSQQQAQQQGSKRNVAISDTLEYYEYSMESESQCSENCGFGPCDPRRPRNRAPHPGNANSSLFDSQTATSDTAKNYHPRAVDHHETSRNTKSSPRDNYDDSAVATPSLSSSIRRHSRKKTVADDASTAAVNRQRDDGRDRRSSSMPESSEYTGQSGSYEKPSRSQPPDSEHDDRKRGQFTRSLSNTDAPQDEKVDGSLSDTAIGLNVEDSSRRGRKSSPGSKSGSGSSSGGGSAVQYQSGLGKKSNSTSQLSATGRKRRLGFGKKGKSSFTVHRSEEVLPEDTASGRSGRQPSSASSDGEGSGDGDSWSPSLRMSGETGQLRDFIEDLGPGQVVGRQALGARCLGEIQLSLSQKKGFLEVEVIRAKDLKPKQGTKAIPASYVKVYLVNGKKCIAKAKTTAARKTLDPFYQQSLAFRENCRGCILQVTVWGDYGRLEGKKVFMGIAQIVLDELNLNEMVFGWYKLFGNISLVSGPPSLALSRRSSATSLESFKI
- the LOC410001 gene encoding regulating synaptic membrane exocytosis protein 2 isoform X8, translated to MAAVPDMSHLTPEERSTIEEVIIRQKQEEEKENEIMRRKQDEVKILEERIRACSEKHKKAGVELHATCHICLKTKFADGVGHICNYCSIRCCARCGGKVTLRSTKVIWVCILCRKKQELLSKTGQWITKAGLAAGDNAMVRRMQDMQVGGPPGLVDQTQDKRPKLERAHSAAEKENLPLLLSSGSLLRRQYSQQEQGPGRRLPTSDSGVDMSVSPHSRSLPTPHIVAPSHQAQQPPRHPDAYAEDDPNLYRGEIDGLMKQQNYQQRQRPIYPDQNTDLAMTYQPMVEAGPPRSAVHPPQQHSVHQTQSAHPPQSVGQSGGLQPQRSFSSSEEERSTPECASDEPDESEKGKGYYHHTGGPISMSGGGRRHNGPHNGHYNMAAMTIEYNGHHPPREPRKEENTLVRRSFRRSGDEWRADSRRFTERRGKKTVRFDGGTNVGGPQEDWSWEADRQGSQDSATKDSGIDTSSTFTSSEDSNRGDLPKHPWQVSRDGQKIIGHMVLRKQSGSGSSSSILGLKVVGGKLLEDGSMGAVIEKVKKGSTADIEGQLRPGDEVIKWNGRSLQGKSFGEVYDIIAESRQDPQVELVVSRNISSTAGPMATGGPMTGGPMAVRKTAQTQWRQKHPETISGPQHHKDYMIFRIPGLKKCILWELYDARREKPSVLVTSPGSPDFHARGHARHLRHASSNANVGGNLQVKLSFDPVALRLIVTLICAAGLTPRSNGQPRNPYAKIFLLPDKSEKSKRRTKTLANTNDPKWNQTFVYEGIRRVSELRKRALEITVWDYGKYDTNDFLGEVVLELGAARFDEEAEWHPLTGHSEHRHIGYYQEPDDMVITPVDCHLSPPSTTSRLSDSDTSECDITDCDGSREQRRTADGASISSIGSSSRFHNMPSNYKRHYSSPPPERELCMDGEHRSRRDMSPQGRKRALIRDQPASISGYQTYRKDDIHRGMMSHRSHSAAPMDSPSLRYRGRSQSPTGHRSLSPPEHRSMPYSHGFVPPRFSSRSATATPTGSPKKRQLPLIPSALKERAAQDLEERARFMRHRSRQVHTYRSTGMGGWERHYSGLSDSDLLSIDHDPLSLPHSHAYRMHRPRRGGHLSPDKDVLGDLGDSDMESVASVTSSAFSTQSERPRGSRGLIPTVKNVLIPGVISPMPLPPRRNRRRHRLRVPCSECHCPNNNPTKPRSNNPSKHNPTPHPLVRSKSAVVRSLYRKMRTPFTRSQTVDENMLRYYSPETSEYSVSEGYMLKPEELTGSSKKRIPEIYVEDCLQVDFNDRLIEKFRDRYSSPYQLEAGTRRRSRSWQDRGGRGAKSRHHLFSRGLHDVTDDLGIRNLDVSLRPRRSFLFSKARSFDYDVLHDTYADRYAGFGLGAGMLSRRAKSFEYDTISSNIFSDDSLRTARRKLKKNLAINDAGYGDKIPALGDQSKSYFDSNGDEKVPKILLDREKNYDYMLKQDRKPFYGYDSEFSCGETEIYVPRFDEQGGVEAGGGTVPVVKPYRSSYELSEENSFSSDDQTIGFLDRDPTLLLGPRQDPTKRKYTASTFQIDPPTFARDVSEKRTRSVDTDNEHIYCSIDEASVDKYRGRDRKKKIPRSSSARGGIVPDFEARYDGERRRTAIEARSPSRGRAKSGESYLENGGYDGYVEWDVEAYEDEGFIDRGNIADDYEQQQQQQQRQQQQQQRRRRRRRRMYEDYEDENAARSDAAIEAYEDDYYGGRGEERGEDGGRGGRKRRPSQYVDGEYATDGDYRDYRSAEEYDYEAHSGPEYGRADHAAYQENTFPRRRRRRSRREPVCREASSTGIYENFEAAYGGRDVERPNEAALLAVPTFSESKRMMLQRAESTPILRSDEELSSSERAERARRLLHRRKRNTSCPEARELRYYEASRRKGGEEEEEEERRTKLVLDSDEDFGSMETVVCADCFRERGGGGGGTMGIGSVYKDVEQVTRESRYDYENVATESRGERYAGSYGEPPPPPSRTGRGGVSEYRVIRRKTSCPECRELAMSGCQELGRSGWLARKVEERRPSIESRHRYYRRRNSSCPEARDLELLEKREEQERHGQQAQRHPSQQQAQQQGSKRNVAISDTLEYYEYSMESESQCSENCGFGPCDPRRPRNRAPHPGNANSSLFDSQTATSDTAKNYHPRAVDHHETSRNTKSSPRDNYDDSAVATPSLSSSIRRHSRKKTVADDASTAAVNRQRDDGRDRRSSSMPESSEYTGQSGSYEKPSRSQPPDSEHDDRKRGQFTRSLSNTDAPQDEKVDGSLSDTAIGLNVEDSSRRGRKSSPGSKSGSGSSSGGGSAVQYQSGLGKKSNSTSQLSATGGTCVGDEGRKRRLGFGKKGKSSFTVHRSEEVLPEDTASGRSGRQPSSASSDGEGSGDGDSWSPSLRMSGETGQLRDFIEDLGPGQVVGRQALGARCLGEIQLSLSQKKGFLEVEVIRAKDLKPKQGTKAIPASYVKVYLVNGKKCIAKAKTTAARKTLDPFYQQSLAFRENCRGCILQVTVWGDYGRLEGKKVFMGIAQIVLDELNLNEMVFGWYKLFGNISLVSGPPSLALSRRSSATSLESFKI